From the Butyrivibrio fibrisolvens genome, one window contains:
- a CDS encoding sodium:solute symporter family protein, with product MAVKILFLIIFFSVMIFIGIATRKHAGSVEGFVLGGRSAGPWLTAFGYGTSYFSAVVFVGYAGQFGYKYGISATWAGIGNAVIGSLLAWRILGRRTRVMTKHLDSKTMPDFFGKRFESRSLRLAAALISFAFLIPYTSSVYNGLSRLFRMAFNIPYGVCVIVMAGLTCVYVILGGYMATVVNDFVQGVIMLFGISAVILAVLHNNGGFIHALTTLSTYESDLSVTQGMQGAFTSFFGPDPLNLMGVVILTSLGTWGLPQMVGKFYAIRDEKAIKAGTIISTLFAMVVAGGSYFLGGFARLYSGNAAILNADGSVAYDAIVPAMLSGLPDILIGIVIVLVLSASMSTLSSLVLTSSSSVTLDLVAQINKKMSDKAQLLTMRILLVMFIALSVIVALNPPTFIAQLMGYSWGALAGSFLAPFLYSLYWKKTTKASVWACFISGVGITITNMIFHYIASPINAGAFTMAIGLVIVPVVSLLSPKMNEDHIDKVFDCYNQKVTVEKRYSLEEDENETEDEEEEDIQNRLDA from the coding sequence ATGGCAGTAAAAATCTTATTTCTAATCATCTTTTTTAGCGTAATGATCTTTATCGGAATTGCAACAAGAAAACATGCAGGTAGCGTAGAAGGATTCGTTCTTGGAGGACGATCTGCCGGTCCCTGGCTTACAGCATTTGGCTACGGTACATCCTATTTTTCTGCAGTAGTATTTGTAGGTTATGCAGGACAGTTCGGCTACAAGTACGGAATATCTGCCACGTGGGCAGGCATCGGCAACGCTGTCATAGGCTCTCTTCTTGCATGGCGTATTCTTGGAAGGCGCACAAGAGTCATGACCAAGCATCTTGATTCTAAGACCATGCCTGACTTTTTTGGCAAAAGATTTGAGAGTAGGAGCCTTCGACTTGCTGCTGCCCTTATCTCTTTTGCCTTTCTGATACCATATACATCATCTGTATATAACGGTCTTTCAAGGCTGTTTAGAATGGCTTTCAATATTCCCTATGGCGTATGTGTTATCGTAATGGCCGGCCTTACCTGTGTATACGTAATACTGGGCGGCTACATGGCAACTGTTGTCAACGATTTCGTGCAGGGTGTTATCATGCTCTTTGGTATATCTGCAGTTATCCTCGCAGTCCTTCATAATAACGGAGGATTTATACATGCGCTTACAACACTCTCTACGTATGAATCAGATCTGTCTGTTACACAAGGGATGCAGGGTGCCTTTACTTCTTTCTTCGGGCCTGATCCTCTTAACCTTATGGGCGTTGTCATCCTAACATCCCTTGGTACATGGGGACTTCCTCAGATGGTTGGCAAGTTCTATGCTATCCGCGATGAGAAGGCTATCAAGGCAGGGACTATCATATCCACACTTTTTGCAATGGTAGTAGCAGGAGGTTCATACTTTTTGGGCGGTTTTGCAAGACTTTATAGCGGCAATGCTGCAATCCTTAATGCTGACGGCTCTGTTGCCTATGATGCCATAGTTCCGGCTATGCTCTCAGGGCTTCCTGATATCCTTATCGGAATAGTAATAGTGCTGGTACTCTCAGCTTCCATGTCAACTCTGTCATCGCTTGTACTTACTTCAAGTTCATCTGTTACACTTGATCTTGTAGCTCAGATCAACAAGAAGATGTCGGACAAGGCGCAGCTTCTAACTATGAGAATCCTTCTGGTTATGTTCATAGCATTATCTGTTATCGTAGCACTTAATCCTCCGACATTCATAGCTCAGCTTATGGGCTATTCATGGGGAGCGCTTGCAGGTTCATTCCTTGCACCCTTCCTCTATAGTCTGTACTGGAAAAAGACAACCAAGGCTTCTGTATGGGCCTGCTTCATATCAGGAGTTGGCATCACTATCACCAACATGATATTCCACTACATAGCATCTCCTATTAACGCCGGCGCATTCACCATGGCTATAGGTCTTGTGATCGTCCCTGTAGTGAGTCTTCTAAGTCCTAAGATGAATGAAGATCATATCGATAAAGTATTCGACTGCTACAATCAGAAAGTCACAGTTGAAAAGCGCTACAGCCTTGAAGAAGATGAAAATGAAACTGAAGATGAAGAGGAAGAAGATATTCAAAACAGACTTGATGCCTGA